The following proteins come from a genomic window of Paenibacillus spongiae:
- a CDS encoding phytanoyl-CoA dioxygenase family protein — MRLTEAQIDFFETFGFIKFPQLLADSVDWITDEFTKTFPDYEGIKPHDGTQRTCIARFIDQREKMNTLLDDPRIKAIGQTLVGDDFNYMGSDGNYYSGETGWHRDGYHHKYRHIKIAFYLDQLGGNSGALRVIPGSHRLDDQYGKDLTEKMRKSSELWGITGSQVPSVTLDVTPGDLLVFDHNTFHAAFNGGPNRRMFTMNLCERYREEDLQELRDYISGAARFWIDRAFTDIMMNTASPSRMVHLEQVMANDGHLAELSARMRETMPEPARG, encoded by the coding sequence ATGCGTTTGACCGAAGCCCAGATTGATTTTTTTGAAACATTCGGATTTATTAAATTTCCGCAGCTGCTGGCCGACAGTGTCGATTGGATTACAGACGAGTTTACGAAGACATTTCCCGATTACGAAGGAATTAAGCCGCATGACGGAACGCAGCGTACTTGTATAGCGCGTTTTATCGATCAGCGTGAGAAGATGAACACGTTATTGGACGATCCGAGAATCAAAGCGATTGGCCAAACTCTGGTTGGCGACGATTTCAACTACATGGGAAGCGACGGTAATTATTATTCAGGCGAAACCGGCTGGCATCGCGACGGCTATCATCATAAATACAGGCATATCAAAATTGCGTTCTACCTGGATCAACTGGGCGGCAACTCGGGCGCGCTCCGTGTTATTCCGGGCAGTCACCGGCTGGATGACCAGTACGGCAAGGATTTGACCGAGAAAATGCGCAAAAGCAGCGAGCTGTGGGGAATCACGGGCAGCCAGGTACCGTCGGTAACATTGGATGTGACGCCGGGCGATCTCCTCGTGTTCGACCACAATACATTCCATGCTGCGTTCAATGGCGGTCCGAACCGCAGAATGTTTACGATGAATTTATGTGAGCGCTACCGGGAAGAGGATCTGCAGGAGCTTCGCGATTATATCTCCGGAGCGGCACGCTTCTGGATCGACCGGGCCTTTACCGACATCATGATGAATACCGCATCGCCAAGCCGGATGGTCCATCTCGAACAGGTTATGGCCAATGACGGTCATCTGGCTGAACTGAGCGCCAGGATGCGTGAAACGATGCCCGAGCCTGCCCGCGGCTAA
- a CDS encoding bifunctional 3-deoxy-7-phosphoheptulonate synthase/chorismate mutase, whose protein sequence is MSQGTLEQLRGKLDVINMQLLELLSERAAIAQQIGHEKEKQGVPKFDPVREQRMLEELAARNSGPFDDNTIRQLFKQIFQASLNLQQTDVKKQLLVSRKRQKEDTVVQLGEASVGGGKPMMVAGPCSVESYEQVRQVAAALKQAGVTVMRGGAFKPRTSPYDFQGLGIEGLKILKEVADEFGLKTISEIVDPAHIELACDYIDVIQIGARNMQNFELLKAAGDVRTPILLKRGLAATIDEFLHAAEYIVSRGNTQVMLIERGIRTYEKATRNTLDISAVPILKQESHLPVLVDVTHSTGRKDILAPCAKAALAAGADGIMVEVHPNPAVALSDAAQQLNIEEFNRFYNEVQQSGLFHSLSVR, encoded by the coding sequence ATGAGCCAAGGAACTTTGGAACAGCTTAGAGGAAAACTGGACGTCATCAATATGCAGCTGCTGGAACTGCTGTCGGAACGGGCGGCTATTGCCCAGCAAATTGGACATGAAAAAGAAAAACAGGGTGTGCCGAAGTTTGATCCTGTCCGCGAGCAGCGCATGCTTGAGGAATTGGCAGCCCGCAATTCCGGACCGTTCGATGACAATACGATTCGTCAGCTGTTCAAGCAAATTTTTCAAGCATCCTTGAACCTGCAGCAAACGGACGTCAAGAAGCAGCTGCTTGTCAGCCGTAAGAGACAGAAGGAAGATACGGTTGTTCAGCTTGGAGAGGCTAGCGTCGGAGGCGGCAAGCCGATGATGGTCGCCGGACCATGTTCGGTCGAGAGCTACGAGCAGGTGCGCCAAGTCGCTGCGGCGCTGAAGCAGGCAGGCGTAACGGTCATGCGCGGAGGCGCCTTCAAGCCCCGTACATCCCCTTATGATTTTCAGGGTCTCGGAATCGAGGGCTTGAAAATCTTGAAGGAAGTCGCCGATGAATTCGGCTTGAAAACCATCAGTGAAATCGTCGATCCCGCCCATATCGAGCTTGCGTGCGATTATATCGACGTTATTCAAATCGGCGCGCGGAACATGCAAAATTTCGAGCTGCTGAAGGCAGCCGGCGATGTACGCACCCCTATTCTGCTTAAGCGCGGATTGGCGGCCACCATCGACGAATTCCTGCATGCAGCGGAGTACATCGTGTCGCGCGGGAACACACAGGTCATGCTGATCGAACGCGGTATCCGCACCTACGAGAAAGCAACGCGAAATACGCTTGATATTTCCGCCGTGCCGATCTTGAAGCAGGAGAGCCATCTGCCTGTTCTCGTGGATGTCACCCATTCGACGGGTCGCAAAGATATACTCGCCCCTTGCGCCAAAGCCGCTCTTGCCGCAGGCGCGGACGGCATTATGGTAGAGGTTCATCCGAATCCTGCAGTCGCCTTGTCGGATGCGGCCCAACAGCTGAATATCGAAGAATTCAACCGCTTCTATAACGAAGTGCAGCAATCCGGATTATTCCATTCGCTTTCGGTAAGATAA
- a CDS encoding copper amine oxidase N-terminal domain-containing protein, translating into MLWLGATVVWNPKDSSITAKKADTTIQLKLGSVRAKKNNQEITLGAAAQLVNTHTMVPLRFISESLGADVKCDPTTKTITITTQG; encoded by the coding sequence GTGCTATGGCTCGGGGCGACGGTCGTATGGAATCCGAAGGACAGCTCCATTACGGCCAAGAAGGCGGACACGACGATCCAATTGAAGCTCGGCAGTGTACGGGCGAAGAAGAATAACCAGGAGATCACGCTCGGGGCTGCCGCCCAGCTGGTCAACACGCACACGATGGTCCCGCTGCGCTTCATCAGCGAGTCGCTAGGGGCCGATGTCAAGTGTGATCCGACTACAAAGACCATCACGATCACGACGCAAGGCTAA
- a CDS encoding MFS transporter — MKTTTISIPKESIFDAPYRALTIGIILAVTTVAFEGLAVTTIAPKLAQQLNGIQLYGWIFTAFMLAQIIGTMVMGKQVDKRGVVQPFIWAIAIFVVGIVIAALSFNMLMLIVGRAFQGFGAGSIITCVYYSITLSYPDKIRTKILAAFSSAYILPALIGPYIAGLLAEFISWRFVFWFVLPLIGLAVLLTLPSFRSIQTSKRTPARKGGKTELYAILLAAGTGLLLTGLGAITEWKGIALAIVGMILMLRPLRHLLPEGSFRVKRGLAATIITRGLYFACYIAAESYVVLAFTELKGYTADIAGLIVAAGSLAWSFAAWLQSKLDEKDGGSGREKRVIVGIGIMIIGIVMVLATVGWSGGGIMLGAMSQVLAGFGIGFANPTTGAIALQHASHGKEGEVSSNIQFIDAFGPGLGIGIGGALIAISESLDWGIYTGIMLAISIQLIFLLLSFTVAFRIKTRRS; from the coding sequence ATGAAAACGACGACAATAAGCATACCCAAGGAGAGCATATTCGACGCGCCTTACCGGGCTTTGACAATCGGAATCATACTTGCCGTAACAACCGTCGCATTCGAAGGGCTGGCCGTCACGACAATCGCTCCCAAGCTAGCGCAGCAATTGAACGGAATCCAGCTCTATGGCTGGATTTTCACCGCCTTCATGCTCGCGCAAATCATCGGGACGATGGTTATGGGCAAACAAGTCGACAAGCGCGGCGTCGTGCAGCCTTTCATTTGGGCGATCGCCATCTTTGTAGTAGGAATCGTAATCGCGGCATTATCCTTTAATATGCTGATGTTGATTGTCGGCCGGGCGTTTCAGGGGTTCGGAGCAGGCTCCATTATTACCTGTGTCTACTATAGTATTACGCTCAGCTATCCGGATAAGATCAGAACGAAGATTTTGGCTGCATTCTCTAGCGCTTATATTTTGCCTGCATTAATCGGTCCTTATATAGCCGGATTGTTAGCCGAGTTCATATCATGGCGGTTTGTGTTCTGGTTTGTTCTTCCGTTGATCGGTTTGGCTGTTTTATTGACGCTGCCTTCATTCCGCAGTATTCAGACGAGCAAGCGGACTCCTGCCCGGAAGGGCGGCAAAACCGAGCTGTACGCGATTCTGCTGGCGGCCGGAACAGGGCTGCTGCTGACCGGTTTGGGAGCGATTACGGAATGGAAAGGGATTGCCCTCGCCATCGTCGGGATGATTCTCATGCTTCGTCCGTTAAGGCACCTTCTCCCGGAAGGCAGCTTCCGCGTGAAGAGGGGATTAGCGGCGACGATCATTACAAGAGGCTTATATTTTGCCTGCTATATTGCTGCTGAAAGCTATGTGGTGTTGGCCTTCACGGAATTAAAGGGCTATACGGCGGATATTGCGGGCTTAATCGTCGCGGCAGGTTCGCTTGCCTGGTCGTTCGCAGCTTGGCTGCAGTCGAAGCTGGATGAGAAGGACGGCGGCAGCGGCAGGGAGAAGCGGGTTATCGTCGGAATTGGGATTATGATCATCGGAATCGTAATGGTCCTTGCGACCGTCGGGTGGTCAGGCGGCGGGATTATGCTCGGGGCAATGTCTCAGGTACTCGCAGGCTTCGGAATCGGCTTCGCGAATCCAACGACGGGCGCGATTGCCCTGCAGCATGCAAGCCACGGCAAGGAAGGCGAGGTTTCGTCGAACATTCAGTTTATTGATGCGTTCGGACCCGGTCTCGGCATCGGTATAGGGGGCGCGCTCATCGCCATCAGCGAATCGTTAGATTGGGGCATCTATACCGGGATCATGCTGGCAATATCGATTCAGCTGATATTCCTTCTTTTAAGCTTTACGGTTGCTTTCCGGATCAAGACACGGAGAAGCTAA
- a CDS encoding MarR family winged helix-turn-helix transcriptional regulator — protein MELDKYIGVLVHRADLKLSNYYQKTVNPFDITIDQWEILVVLWDHEGITQKELAERLYKDQTNVARMLFKLENKGFIQRQIHETDRRALRVYLTDKGHAVKDDILEISIQAYQRTIAGLTEEEVDQFRRTLSIIHDNVKDL, from the coding sequence TTGGAACTAGACAAGTATATCGGTGTTCTTGTCCATCGGGCAGATCTGAAGCTATCGAATTATTATCAAAAGACGGTCAATCCCTTCGATATTACGATCGATCAGTGGGAGATTCTGGTTGTGCTGTGGGATCATGAAGGCATCACGCAAAAAGAGCTCGCGGAACGACTCTACAAGGATCAGACCAACGTCGCGCGAATGCTCTTCAAGCTGGAGAATAAAGGGTTCATCCAACGTCAGATTCATGAGACGGACCGGAGAGCGCTTCGGGTGTATCTGACGGATAAGGGCCATGCGGTCAAGGACGATATTCTGGAGATCTCGATACAGGCGTATCAACGGACGATCGCAGGCTTGACTGAAGAGGAAGTCGACCAGTTCAGAAGGACCTTGTCCATCATTCACGACAATGTCAAAGATTTATAA
- a CDS encoding NUDIX hydrolase gives MQGYNVLMIYNKDMTRLLMCKRLKNPYKGLNNLIGGKIESGESGIEAAYRELFEESSISKDDVTLHHLMDFKYYVQSCYVEVYVGKLKGDAVISGDENELFWSDLNQDFFDMSQFAGEGNIGHMIEQVKMSKSLFLAD, from the coding sequence ATGCAAGGATATAACGTTCTTATGATATACAATAAAGATATGACTCGGCTGCTTATGTGCAAACGTTTAAAGAATCCCTATAAAGGATTAAATAATCTGATTGGCGGAAAAATCGAGAGCGGTGAATCGGGGATTGAAGCCGCATATAGAGAATTATTTGAGGAAAGCAGCATATCCAAAGACGACGTTACTTTGCATCATCTAATGGATTTTAAATATTATGTTCAGAGCTGTTATGTTGAAGTTTATGTGGGTAAGTTGAAGGGTGACGCGGTAATCTCCGGGGATGAAAATGAATTATTCTGGTCTGATCTGAATCAAGACTTTTTTGATATGAGTCAATTTGCTGGCGAAGGAAATATCGGTCATATGATTGAACAAGTAAAAATGAGCAAAAGTTTATTTCTTGCTGACTAA
- a CDS encoding family 20 glycosylhydrolase has product MEKDGLLRGFHMRFGSHEDVGNLKRVIRDALVPMGVNVLILECNTSFVFESHPEVSGGTLTKQDARELSALCKENGIRLIPLLECLGHQGWGGARNSLLRAHPEFDETPHVPADAKWPDFYCPSWCPSHPDINPLVFDLMDELLDAFEADALHVGMDEVFAIADEHCPRCKGKNKAELFAQAACDYYEHLVKKRNVQMLMWADRLIDAEGMGYTQWDGDVYGIWPAVDRIPKDIILCDWHYDKLDAYPSVGHLLDKGFTVWPSSWKTPEAALDLLEQSVRQAKERDAFDRMPGMLVTGWNATGEKLVAALFGDGDLGEDPGDIRGIAATLRTVMEKLETDFRTVKE; this is encoded by the coding sequence ATGGAGAAGGATGGACTGCTGCGCGGGTTTCATATGCGATTCGGATCGCATGAAGATGTCGGCAATTTGAAGAGAGTCATTCGGGATGCGTTAGTTCCGATGGGCGTCAATGTATTGATACTGGAGTGCAACACCTCCTTCGTCTTCGAATCCCATCCGGAAGTATCCGGAGGGACGCTGACGAAGCAGGATGCAAGAGAGCTCTCCGCTTTATGCAAGGAGAATGGCATACGTCTTATTCCATTATTAGAATGTTTGGGGCATCAGGGCTGGGGAGGGGCTCGCAATTCGCTGCTGCGGGCTCATCCGGAATTCGATGAAACGCCGCATGTTCCTGCCGATGCGAAGTGGCCGGATTTCTATTGTCCGAGCTGGTGCCCTTCACATCCGGATATCAATCCGCTCGTCTTCGATCTGATGGATGAGCTGCTCGATGCATTCGAAGCCGATGCCCTGCATGTCGGCATGGATGAAGTATTCGCCATAGCCGATGAGCACTGTCCGCGCTGCAAAGGGAAGAACAAAGCGGAGCTGTTCGCGCAGGCGGCCTGCGACTATTATGAGCATCTCGTCAAGAAACGGAACGTGCAGATGCTCATGTGGGCCGATCGGCTGATCGATGCCGAGGGCATGGGCTATACGCAGTGGGATGGGGACGTGTACGGCATTTGGCCGGCCGTGGACCGCATTCCGAAGGATATTATTCTGTGCGACTGGCATTACGATAAGCTCGATGCGTATCCGTCCGTTGGACATTTATTGGATAAAGGATTTACGGTATGGCCATCCAGCTGGAAGACGCCGGAGGCTGCGCTGGACCTGCTTGAGCAATCCGTCCGGCAAGCGAAGGAGCGCGACGCATTCGACCGCATGCCGGGCATGCTGGTGACCGGATGGAATGCAACGGGGGAGAAGCTGGTCGCAGCCCTTTTCGGCGATGGGGATTTGGGTGAGGACCCGGGCGATATTCGCGGCATAGCGGCTACGCTGCGAACGGTAATGGAGAAGCTGGAGACGGATTTTCGAACCGTGAAGGAATAA
- a CDS encoding carbohydrate ABC transporter permease, with amino-acid sequence MKGPAAYAEQFVITYNPAEKTKKWVWIILRALLVTGFCFIILFPLFLRLSVAFRSKADIYDPTVLWIPKHFTLDNLKIAIETTEYFSTLLNTVLISSGTTLIQLASCALAAYAFARLKFKGSGLLFALVIFTIVVPPQTIMIPLYLTYRYFDFFGLVDLFSGKESVNLIDTFWPFLISSATAMGLKNGLYIYIFRQFFRGIPKEIEEAALVDGAGVFKTFYRIMIPNAIPAVVTVLLFSFVWQWNDSYYVSLFLSKVKVLSTGLMDMGVLIGGEPDPVYQSMLMNTGVLLTMAPLILLYLFVQRYFVESVERTGLVG; translated from the coding sequence ATGAAAGGACCCGCCGCTTACGCCGAACAATTCGTCATCACTTACAATCCCGCGGAGAAGACAAAGAAATGGGTATGGATTATCCTTCGCGCACTGCTGGTTACCGGCTTCTGCTTCATCATATTGTTTCCGCTGTTTCTCCGGCTGTCGGTCGCGTTCCGCAGCAAAGCAGATATTTACGACCCGACCGTCCTGTGGATTCCGAAGCATTTTACGCTGGATAATTTGAAAATTGCCATCGAAACGACGGAGTATTTCTCGACGCTTCTGAACACGGTGCTTATATCGAGCGGTACGACGCTGATTCAATTGGCGTCATGCGCTCTGGCGGCCTATGCCTTCGCAAGACTCAAATTTAAGGGCAGCGGCCTGCTGTTCGCGCTGGTCATCTTCACCATTGTCGTTCCGCCGCAAACGATCATGATTCCGCTTTATCTGACCTATCGGTACTTCGATTTCTTCGGACTCGTCGATCTGTTCTCCGGCAAGGAGAGCGTCAACCTGATCGACACCTTCTGGCCGTTCTTGATTTCATCTGCGACTGCCATGGGGCTTAAAAATGGACTGTATATTTATATTTTCCGCCAGTTCTTCCGAGGGATTCCGAAAGAAATTGAAGAGGCTGCGCTGGTAGATGGAGCCGGTGTGTTCAAGACCTTCTATCGAATCATGATTCCGAACGCAATCCCTGCGGTCGTTACCGTTCTGCTGTTTTCCTTCGTATGGCAGTGGAATGACAGCTACTATGTTTCCTTGTTCCTCAGCAAAGTGAAGGTGCTGTCGACAGGACTTATGGACATGGGGGTCTTGATCGGCGGCGAGCCGGATCCCGTGTATCAATCGATGCTGATGAATACAGGCGTTTTGCTGACGATGGCGCCGTTGATTCTGTTGTACTTGTTTGTTCAGCGTTATTTTGTCGAGAGCGTGGAAAGAACAGGCTTGGTCGGTTAA
- a CDS encoding carbohydrate ABC transporter permease, with the protein MLKKRLTLDQTRAMWGIIFCVPLMIGLVMLFLLPLIQSFRFSLSSIELVEGGFSVIYEGFENFNSLFTSNADYPRALTESVVNMVVNVPIIIIFSLFAAVLLNQKFRGRALARAIFFLPVILASSAIASLDISSFVGGAVASSGGGDAGGNLLQSFELKKVMLESGLSPILVDYVTGAVDRIYEIISSSGVQILIFLAGLQSISPSLYEASRIEGATGYEIFWKVTFPMLTPLILTNLVYSIIDSFSHNDINKLISETAFRTFDFGLSAAMSWVYFAVVGIVLLLSTWLISKKVFYYD; encoded by the coding sequence ATGCTTAAGAAACGATTAACGCTGGATCAGACCAGAGCGATGTGGGGCATCATCTTCTGCGTCCCGCTCATGATTGGGCTCGTCATGCTGTTCCTGCTTCCGCTCATCCAATCGTTCCGGTTCAGCCTAAGCTCCATTGAATTGGTGGAGGGCGGCTTCTCCGTCATCTATGAGGGATTCGAGAACTTCAACAGCTTGTTCACCTCCAATGCGGATTACCCGAGAGCGCTGACGGAATCCGTCGTGAACATGGTAGTCAACGTGCCGATCATCATCATCTTCAGCTTGTTCGCCGCCGTGCTGCTGAATCAGAAGTTCAGAGGACGCGCACTGGCCAGAGCGATCTTCTTTCTTCCGGTCATTCTCGCTTCCAGTGCGATCGCAAGTCTGGATATCAGCAGCTTTGTCGGAGGAGCGGTAGCTTCCTCCGGCGGAGGCGATGCAGGCGGGAACCTGCTGCAAAGCTTCGAGCTGAAGAAGGTCATGCTGGAATCCGGCCTTTCACCGATACTGGTTGATTATGTAACCGGAGCGGTTGACCGGATCTATGAAATCATTAGCTCCTCAGGCGTGCAAATTCTTATATTCCTGGCAGGCCTGCAGTCCATATCGCCATCCCTTTACGAGGCTTCCCGGATTGAAGGGGCGACAGGGTACGAAATCTTTTGGAAGGTCACCTTCCCGATGCTTACACCGCTTATACTGACTAATTTGGTTTACTCGATCATTGATTCATTCAGCCATAACGATATCAATAAGCTAATATCCGAGACGGCCTTCCGTACGTTCGATTTCGGCTTGAGCGCCGCGATGTCATGGGTTTACTTTGCCGTCGTCGGTATCGTTCTGCTCCTATCGACCTGGCTGATCTCGAAGAAAGTGTTCTATTATGACTGA
- a CDS encoding DUF5696 domain-containing protein: MSGRKKALLGILCASLILGGFAGLHSAGRVSSQQASGSAPASTSGDGKADAAGLGSTAVSTAAFKANAAAATLPTAAELQALEAMELAAESRSLMLYVNRETAEIAVKDKRDGYAWFSNPVGRDQDAKASPLFKAETASQVLVSYYNEKGQINSLNSYNDSVLKKQFAIDKTEHGVKVVYQLGNVSKGLDNIPAIIGKERFEEAILNQITDQDVRDSVVLRYRLNEETQQYEIRKLQDYALEELSQTLESIGYTAEEAAKDRGDGEAGEASADNPEFTVPLEYVLEDDHLVVKIPASELKYTKSYPISSLHVLKHFGAASEKQEGYIFVPDGSGALIHLNSKRLNAEPYNLPVYGKDGTFDMKERTQQNEIARLPVFGMKQNDHAFLGIIENGDAMAEIAADISGRNDSYNTASAKFQIVSMDFYTLTSGTKTSSVPMFETKPFQGDITVRYAFLSGDSASYPGMASLYRDYLVQAYGLKKLPDGDAPFMLELLGAFPREKSFLGIPYEATESLTSYAEAEQVLRQLKEEGVGSIALRYIGWFNGGIHHGRPSSVKLVGALGGKSGFKSLADYAKQNNVSFYPDTALLQAYKKPSRTATFLDRQTAKIYEYDPIHNVKNTAAFSHYIQSATGLDKLTDQFLASYTKLGIGGLSLRDLGSEVNSDFDPDHSISRQDALQASVKAAGKLKEQAGQLMVSGGNAYSLAYATQIVNAPTKSSRINLADEEIPFYQMALHGYIDLAGEPFNMSERQDPRYSLLKALETGSNVYYQWSYSPSSDVKDTPFNDMYALHYKDWFDEAVSLYAEANGILKQVRNKAITDHRILERNVVQTTFEGGISIIVNYNKTAVQVNGIRIDAHSYKLGGE, encoded by the coding sequence GTGAGCGGACGAAAAAAAGCGCTGCTTGGCATTCTTTGCGCCAGTTTAATCCTGGGCGGATTCGCAGGATTACATTCTGCCGGGCGAGTAAGCTCCCAGCAGGCAAGCGGATCGGCACCGGCTTCAACTTCCGGCGATGGGAAAGCGGATGCCGCGGGGCTTGGGTCGACAGCCGTATCAACGGCAGCCTTCAAGGCCAATGCGGCAGCCGCTACGCTCCCTACGGCTGCGGAGCTGCAGGCGCTGGAAGCGATGGAGCTTGCAGCCGAGAGCCGATCGTTGATGCTGTATGTAAACCGGGAAACCGCCGAGATCGCGGTGAAGGATAAGCGCGACGGCTATGCCTGGTTCTCCAATCCGGTCGGCCGCGATCAAGACGCGAAGGCATCTCCGCTGTTCAAGGCGGAGACCGCGTCGCAGGTGCTGGTTTCGTATTATAACGAGAAGGGTCAGATCAACAGCTTAAACAGCTACAATGACAGCGTGCTCAAGAAGCAGTTCGCTATCGACAAGACGGAGCACGGCGTTAAAGTCGTCTATCAGCTTGGCAATGTGTCGAAAGGATTGGACAATATCCCGGCTATAATCGGTAAGGAACGATTCGAGGAGGCGATCTTGAATCAGATCACCGATCAAGATGTCCGTGACAGTGTCGTGCTCCGGTATAGACTTAATGAAGAAACGCAGCAGTATGAAATCCGAAAGCTGCAGGATTATGCGCTGGAGGAGCTGTCTCAGACGCTGGAATCCATCGGCTATACAGCAGAGGAAGCGGCCAAGGATCGCGGAGACGGTGAAGCCGGCGAGGCATCCGCCGATAATCCCGAATTTACCGTTCCGCTCGAATACGTGCTTGAAGACGACCACCTGGTCGTGAAGATTCCGGCTTCGGAATTGAAATACACGAAGTCGTATCCGATATCCTCCCTGCATGTGCTCAAGCATTTCGGTGCAGCCAGCGAGAAGCAGGAAGGCTACATCTTCGTACCCGATGGCTCCGGGGCGCTCATCCATCTGAACAGCAAGAGGCTGAACGCCGAGCCGTACAATCTTCCGGTCTATGGGAAGGACGGCACCTTCGATATGAAAGAACGGACACAGCAGAACGAGATCGCCCGGCTTCCCGTGTTCGGGATGAAGCAGAACGATCATGCCTTCCTCGGCATTATCGAGAATGGGGATGCGATGGCTGAGATCGCTGCGGATATTAGCGGCAGGAACGATTCCTACAATACGGCATCGGCGAAATTCCAAATCGTCTCCATGGATTTCTATACGTTAACCTCCGGGACGAAGACAAGCTCGGTTCCAATGTTCGAGACGAAGCCTTTTCAGGGGGATATCACGGTCCGTTACGCATTCTTAAGCGGCGATTCGGCCAGCTATCCGGGGATGGCCAGCCTTTACAGAGACTACCTGGTGCAGGCTTACGGTCTGAAGAAACTGCCGGATGGAGATGCGCCGTTCATGCTTGAGCTGTTAGGCGCCTTCCCGAGAGAGAAGTCGTTTCTGGGTATCCCGTATGAAGCGACGGAGTCGCTTACGAGCTATGCGGAGGCGGAGCAGGTGCTTCGCCAGCTGAAGGAGGAAGGAGTCGGCAGCATCGCGCTCCGTTACATCGGCTGGTTTAACGGCGGCATCCATCACGGTCGCCCGTCATCGGTTAAGCTGGTCGGAGCGCTTGGCGGCAAAAGCGGATTCAAGTCCTTGGCAGACTATGCCAAGCAGAATAACGTCTCGTTCTACCCGGACACGGCTCTGCTGCAGGCGTACAAGAAGCCGAGCCGGACGGCCACCTTCCTTGACCGGCAGACGGCTAAGATTTACGAATATGATCCGATTCATAATGTGAAGAATACGGCCGCTTTCTCGCATTATATTCAATCGGCGACCGGACTGGACAAACTGACTGACCAGTTTCTCGCCAGCTATACGAAGCTAGGAATCGGCGGGTTGTCCTTGCGGGACTTGGGCAGCGAGGTCAATTCCGACTTCGATCCCGATCATTCGATCAGCCGACAGGATGCGCTGCAGGCGAGCGTGAAAGCCGCCGGCAAGCTGAAAGAGCAAGCCGGGCAGCTGATGGTGAGCGGAGGCAATGCTTATAGTCTGGCCTATGCAACCCAGATTGTGAACGCGCCGACGAAGAGCAGCAGGATCAATCTGGCCGATGAAGAAATTCCGTTTTATCAGATGGCGCTTCACGGCTATATAGACCTAGCCGGCGAGCCCTTCAACATGAGCGAGCGCCAGGACCCTCGCTATTCACTGCTCAAGGCGCTGGAAACGGGCTCTAACGTCTACTATCAATGGAGCTACAGCCCCTCGTCCGACGTGAAGGATACGCCGTTCAACGATATGTATGCTCTTCATTATAAGGATTGGTTCGACGAGGCCGTGTCCCTGTATGCGGAAGCTAACGGCATTCTGAAGCAGGTCCGGAACAAGGCGATTACGGATCACCGCATACTGGAGCGCAATGTCGTTCAAACCACGTTCGAGGGCGGTATTTCGATTATCGTGAACTATAATAAAACCGCTGTACAGGTGAACGGTATTCGTATCGACGCCCACAGCTACAAGCTGGGTGGTGAGTAA